The nucleotide sequence AGCAGGGACAAAGAGGAAAACAATATTCCAAGAGAAAAGATAGAAAAAGTAGATGAAGTAGAGACGACGGATCGCCCGTGTCCTTAAAGCAGCCTGAATGTTATGAATCCCCTTGATAAAATCGAAAGGTTTCTTAGAAGGATTGTCAAGAGTTTCTACAAAAGCAAACAAAATAAAGAGAACGTTAACCAGACCCAAAATGGCCCCAATAATCATCGGAAATGCTGAGTCAAAAACAGGAGAAACCGTTGGATCTGAAAGCTTTCCTCCCACAAAAGGGCCCAAGATGAATGTCAAACCAGCAACAGCCGATCCATAACTGTAATAACGGGTTTTCTTCTTCGGGCTCGGGCTGAGATCAGAAAGAGAGGAGAGACAGATCGAAAGATTTCCCGCTCCCACCCCCATGATCATCCGACCAACAAAAATTCCCACCATCGAGTGGTAGTGAATGCCTAAAGCACTTAATCCATATCCAACAAAGGTCAAAAAGGTGGTGAGAAAAAGAGCTTTTTTCCTTCCACAGTGATCAGCATACTCTCCCATAATCGGGGCAAAGATAAACTGCATAAAAGGAAAAATCCCGAGGAAGATCCCAAGCATTGCCGTCTTATAGGTGAGGGAAACATCACTCCCCAAAAGCCCTTTGGAAGGGTCTAAAAAGAGGGGAGCAAAAATGGGAAAGATGATCGTTGCACCCAAGTTGTCGACAGCAAAAGTAAAAAAAATAGAAAATAGAGAACTTTTTTGCTTAACCGCTTCCTTATCCATCAACCGACCAATTAATAG is from Candidatus Neptunochlamydia vexilliferae and encodes:
- a CDS encoding MFS transporter codes for the protein MDKEAVKQKSSLFSIFFTFAVDNLGATIIFPIFAPLFLDPSKGLLGSDVSLTYKTAMLGIFLGIFPFMQFIFAPIMGEYADHCGRKKALFLTTFLTFVGYGLSALGIHYHSMVGIFVGRMIMGVGAGNLSICLSSLSDLSPSPKKKTRYYSYGSAVAGLTFILGPFVGGKLSDPTVSPVFDSAFPMIIGAILGLVNVLFILFAFVETLDNPSKKPFDFIKGIHNIQAALRTRAIRRLYFIYFFYLFSWNIVFLFVPAFVVENFHLSNSQIGDVCALLGVCWIFGTGVLHRLFHKTMSAKWILLTSFALFSLLVVFIPYPNYLRGFLFILGGCTIISGLIWPLCTSAISNAAPKDIQGKVLGLSQSMLSITMMLASIIGGLFLHAHSLIPFVFSSFSSLAAGAILLRAKVE